From the Leptospira biflexa serovar Patoc strain 'Patoc 1 (Paris)' genome, one window contains:
- a CDS encoding c-type cytochrome — protein MLSKSQARAFFLGGTFLFSAIFVFLTIDSVRQNDTRTNAQNLTEDVLKGKEIWEKNNCMGCHTLLGEGAYYAPDLTKVVERRGVSWIDVFLDDPQAMFPGERKMVKYNFTKEEKGQVIAFLDWVGKIDANGWPPKPNIPVDSIATAVPSQTTANVVKVAQPEKFSQLCVACHAVGGKGGNVGPALDHVGSKFDADYLNRWLIDPQAIKPGTNMPKLPLSDTERKDIVTYLSALK, from the coding sequence ATGCTTTCAAAATCGCAAGCAAGGGCATTCTTTCTGGGTGGAACGTTTTTGTTCAGTGCTATCTTTGTGTTCCTCACAATAGATTCTGTGCGACAAAACGATACCCGTACCAATGCGCAAAACTTAACGGAAGATGTGCTAAAAGGGAAAGAAATTTGGGAAAAAAACAATTGTATGGGATGCCATACGTTACTTGGGGAAGGAGCATATTACGCTCCTGATTTGACAAAGGTTGTCGAAAGACGTGGTGTGAGTTGGATCGATGTGTTCTTAGATGATCCGCAAGCCATGTTCCCTGGAGAACGAAAGATGGTGAAATACAATTTTACCAAAGAAGAAAAAGGACAAGTCATCGCATTTTTGGATTGGGTTGGAAAAATTGATGCAAACGGTTGGCCTCCAAAACCGAATATCCCAGTTGATTCGATCGCAACAGCTGTTCCTTCGCAAACAACTGCAAACGTTGTCAAAGTGGCACAACCAGAAAAGTTTTCACAACTTTGTGTCGCCTGTCATGCAGTAGGTGGTAAAGGTGGAAATGTGGGACCGGCACTTGACCATGTGGGATCAAAGTTTGATGCCGATTACCTCAATCGATGGTTAATCGACCCACAAGCAATCAAACCGGGAACAAATATGCCGAAGTTGCCGTTAAGTGATACAGAAAGAAAGGACATCGTCACTTATCTTTCTGCATTAAAATAA
- a CDS encoding cytochrome c oxidase subunit 3 gives MNTTNQKEEDAIWYPPGGILIWLIVFVEVITFCMGIGSLVYDKTQNPSGFLSMQNQLNRSFAFWNTIFLLTSGFFLAMSVYAKEIQKESMYLYGLLFSMFFGMGFLLLKLLEFYDKWTLGFTLDESVFFSYYWLLTGFHYLHVAVGLIILFIVFLNRKTIELVNLEAGAIFWHMCDLIWLILYPALYLIQ, from the coding sequence ATGAACACAACCAACCAAAAAGAGGAAGATGCGATATGGTACCCACCAGGAGGAATTCTCATCTGGCTCATTGTATTTGTAGAAGTGATCACATTTTGTATGGGGATTGGTTCCTTGGTTTATGATAAAACCCAAAATCCATCGGGATTTTTATCCATGCAAAATCAATTGAACAGAAGTTTTGCGTTTTGGAATACCATCTTCCTTCTCACAAGTGGTTTTTTCCTAGCAATGAGTGTTTATGCCAAAGAAATTCAAAAAGAATCTATGTATCTCTATGGATTATTGTTTTCCATGTTTTTTGGCATGGGGTTCTTGCTACTTAAGCTTTTGGAATTTTACGATAAATGGACGTTAGGTTTTACTTTAGACGAAAGTGTTTTTTTTAGTTACTATTGGTTGTTAACAGGATTTCACTACTTACATGTGGCAGTTGGCCTTATCATCCTTTTCATTGTATTTTTGAATCGGAAGACCATCGAACTCGTGAATTTGGAAGCTGGTGCGATTTTTTGGCATATGTGTGATTTGATCTGGCTGATTTTGTATCCAGCTTTGTATTTGATCCAATAA
- the mtnC gene encoding acireductone synthase: protein MQIKHNLLDIEGTTAPIAFVHQILFPYATKNIHRFLKEYQLTELQWKEVQTEFQKDTSSGDPLFIEKFRIKNVPSGLIVNEVPNTLSKDMVSVYFEYLIEKDRKFGPLKEIQGKIWKEGYESGEIKSTVFDDVPKFLNDAIQSGIQNHVYSSGSVEAQHLIYQYSVLGDLRQYFTMYFDTAVGGKREKTSYERIASTLAVSPSEIRFFTDIVEEAEAANATGMDVVILNRPGNLAQKPHPFPVWEHF, encoded by the coding sequence ATGCAGATCAAACACAATTTACTTGATATTGAAGGGACAACGGCACCAATCGCCTTTGTCCATCAAATCCTTTTCCCTTATGCTACAAAAAACATCCATCGTTTTTTAAAAGAATACCAACTAACGGAACTTCAGTGGAAAGAAGTCCAAACAGAATTCCAAAAGGATACTTCTTCCGGCGATCCCTTATTCATAGAAAAATTCAGAATTAAAAATGTACCATCGGGCCTGATTGTGAATGAAGTTCCCAATACTCTTTCAAAAGACATGGTTTCAGTGTATTTTGAATATCTGATTGAAAAAGATCGTAAATTTGGTCCGCTGAAAGAGATCCAAGGGAAAATTTGGAAAGAAGGATATGAATCGGGTGAAATCAAAAGTACAGTATTTGATGATGTCCCCAAGTTTTTAAATGACGCAATTCAATCTGGAATCCAAAATCATGTTTACTCTTCAGGCTCCGTTGAGGCACAACATTTGATTTACCAATATTCTGTGTTAGGTGATTTGCGGCAGTATTTTACTATGTACTTTGATACAGCAGTGGGTGGAAAAAGGGAAAAAACAAGTTATGAAAGGATCGCAAGTACACTTGCTGTATCTCCAAGTGAAATTCGTTTTTTTACGGACATTGTCGAGGAAGCGGAAGCTGCAAATGCCACAGGTATGGATGTGGTGATTTTAAATCGACCAGGAAACCTGGCCCAAAAACCACATCCATTCCCGGTTTGGGAACATTTTTAA
- a CDS encoding MFS transporter gives MNQNKSKQETTYLRFFGLAELVNHGPRGILAFWMIMGMAFFLFGDQNLIAPNMKNIGASLGITDPNEVDWKFGGIIPVLFFILGGFVSLSMGYLSQAFSRKNLLVATVLLGEIPCFLTAYAETYDQFLILRTLCGFGLGGIFPLLFSLIGDYFSSQSRAIATGYVSLAMGLGVGVGQLLGGILGGADPINGWRASFIYMSAPSFFFAAVYLLFCKEPKRGGAEEVGVDELSHKITLKDFRLLFHNKTNLGAFLQGLPGCIPWGVFFVYLADYYEHTYHLSKEVSAGMITFAAIGIFIGTFFGGVIGQILYNMKKTYQPLLCMGTTFFGVFPAVLLLYSFDIVPYMGLFIALNIFTGIMISVTGPNVRAVLLNVNEPKSRSAIFSIYNLTDDLGKGLGPVMSAVILGLTPDRGLALSISILFWIPCALAWFLVLFNYEKDEANMHLMMKQNVS, from the coding sequence ATGAACCAAAACAAATCAAAACAAGAAACCACCTACCTTCGGTTTTTTGGTCTTGCAGAACTTGTGAACCATGGCCCGAGGGGGATATTAGCCTTTTGGATGATTATGGGGATGGCATTCTTTTTGTTTGGCGATCAAAACTTGATAGCACCCAATATGAAAAATATTGGAGCTTCCTTAGGTATCACCGATCCAAACGAAGTGGATTGGAAGTTTGGTGGGATCATTCCTGTTTTGTTTTTTATTTTAGGTGGATTTGTATCCCTTTCAATGGGTTACCTTTCCCAAGCATTTTCTCGCAAAAATTTACTTGTCGCTACAGTACTATTAGGCGAGATTCCTTGTTTTTTGACAGCGTATGCGGAAACTTATGATCAGTTTTTGATCCTAAGAACCCTATGTGGTTTTGGACTTGGTGGGATTTTTCCACTTCTTTTTAGTTTGATTGGAGATTATTTTTCAAGCCAATCTAGAGCGATTGCCACTGGTTATGTGTCACTTGCAATGGGACTTGGTGTTGGGGTAGGTCAGTTACTCGGTGGGATTTTGGGTGGCGCTGATCCGATCAACGGTTGGAGAGCATCATTTATTTATATGTCTGCCCCTTCTTTTTTCTTTGCCGCTGTGTATTTATTATTTTGTAAAGAACCAAAACGTGGTGGTGCCGAAGAAGTGGGAGTGGATGAACTTTCACATAAAATCACACTCAAAGACTTCCGATTGTTATTTCATAACAAAACCAATCTCGGAGCTTTTTTACAAGGCCTTCCTGGTTGTATTCCTTGGGGAGTATTTTTTGTTTATTTAGCCGATTATTACGAACATACTTATCACTTATCCAAAGAAGTTTCAGCAGGAATGATTACCTTTGCAGCTATTGGAATTTTTATAGGAACTTTTTTTGGTGGGGTAATTGGTCAAATTTTATACAATATGAAAAAAACGTACCAACCACTACTGTGTATGGGTACAACATTTTTTGGAGTGTTCCCTGCAGTTCTCTTATTGTATTCGTTTGACATTGTTCCCTATATGGGGCTTTTTATTGCACTCAACATCTTCACTGGGATTATGATTTCTGTCACTGGACCGAATGTAAGGGCAGTACTTCTCAATGTGAATGAACCAAAATCTAGAAGTGCTATCTTTTCGATTTACAACCTAACAGATGATTTAGGAAAAGGACTTGGGCCTGTCATGTCAGCTGTCATACTTGGACTCACGCCTGATCGTGGACTTGCTCTTTCGATCTCCATTCTTTTTTGGATTCCCTGTGCCCTAGCATGGTTTTTGGTATTGTTCAATTATGAAAAAGATGAAGCAAACATGCATTTGATGATGAAACAGAATGTTTCCTAG
- a CDS encoding WecB/TagA/CpsF family glycosyltransferase produces MKQLSEIVHNSSKDERDILLEYQNIDVSKLETLNVLGIPIDNVTTDEAIAKLFRVLEKKEGMHHVLFLDPIKLMRMRPKKALHRIAEKAGTILVEGAGIGWMTKGRLKERVTPIAVMMDLIRLAELKEFTAFIFGAKDEIVERIYFNLTRHFPKVRIVGRHAGHLDRQREMRVKEAIRKTGPDIIFLAMDFPEQEIWIENNTGYFGKAVVIGVGGALDMLSGADKKAPEWFKERGLIWLWRIIARPYRIRRMGETFYFILLGIRERFRKH; encoded by the coding sequence ATGAAGCAATTGAGCGAAATCGTTCACAATTCCTCAAAAGACGAGAGAGATATACTACTCGAATACCAGAATATCGATGTTTCTAAGTTGGAAACCTTAAACGTTCTGGGAATTCCAATAGACAATGTCACAACTGATGAAGCCATTGCCAAACTCTTCCGCGTGCTTGAGAAAAAAGAAGGCATGCACCACGTACTGTTTTTAGATCCGATCAAACTCATGAGGATGCGCCCGAAAAAAGCCCTCCACCGCATTGCGGAAAAAGCAGGTACCATTTTAGTGGAAGGTGCCGGGATCGGGTGGATGACAAAGGGACGATTGAAGGAACGAGTGACCCCAATCGCTGTGATGATGGACCTCATCCGCCTTGCAGAACTCAAAGAATTTACGGCATTTATTTTTGGTGCCAAAGACGAAATCGTAGAACGAATTTATTTTAACCTCACAAGGCATTTTCCAAAGGTTCGCATTGTGGGAAGGCATGCTGGCCATCTTGATAGACAACGTGAAATGCGAGTCAAAGAAGCCATCCGTAAAACAGGACCCGATATCATCTTCCTTGCCATGGACTTCCCTGAACAAGAAATTTGGATCGAAAATAACACTGGTTACTTTGGCAAAGCAGTTGTCATCGGTGTCGGCGGCGCCTTAGATATGTTATCTGGTGCTGACAAAAAAGCGCCTGAATGGTTCAAAGAAAGAGGTCTTATCTGGTTATGGCGAATCATCGCAAGACCTTATCGTATCCGAAGGATGGGGGAAACTTTTTACTTCATCCTACTCGGAATCCGCGAACGATTCCGCAAACATTAA
- a CDS encoding glycogen-binding domain-containing protein, with protein sequence MLKSKFIRIALILLFFTGIGIFADEGMDWIGSFSSGELEMSDETEDQDTVYYLWQLESLKKNIAPRYIRYLDVESYVSSGNLLHRGILFTYNGLRDESVEICGSFNQWECSEMKRNQYGIYYTVIEPTQIKENYEDDPVYEYKFRVNGLLTYDPENFDKVEDGSGSYYSRFVLDSKDTERQTKTMVLEDSPNEERDLRTVKFQIYLPNAEVVRVVGNFNDWNPEHDFLKKDRKGVFTLEKKLLPGEYHYQFIVDGETVLDTYNPTTNIKVDTNESVSSLLVPERNYALERKM encoded by the coding sequence ATGTTGAAATCCAAATTCATCCGAATCGCCCTCATTTTACTCTTTTTCACTGGAATTGGAATTTTCGCCGACGAAGGGATGGATTGGATTGGTAGTTTTTCCTCCGGGGAACTTGAAATGTCGGACGAAACCGAAGACCAGGACACGGTCTATTACCTCTGGCAATTGGAAAGTTTGAAAAAAAACATTGCCCCACGTTACATTCGTTATCTTGATGTCGAGTCCTATGTGTCCAGTGGGAACCTTTTGCACCGAGGGATTCTATTTACCTACAATGGCCTACGAGATGAATCGGTTGAAATTTGTGGGAGTTTCAATCAGTGGGAATGTTCTGAAATGAAACGGAACCAATACGGGATCTATTATACGGTCATTGAACCTACCCAAATCAAAGAAAACTACGAAGACGATCCAGTGTATGAATACAAATTCCGTGTGAATGGGCTTCTTACCTATGATCCAGAAAACTTTGATAAGGTGGAAGATGGATCCGGGTCTTATTATTCTCGTTTTGTCTTGGATTCCAAAGACACAGAGCGACAAACGAAAACTATGGTCTTAGAAGATTCTCCAAATGAAGAAAGAGACCTTCGTACAGTCAAATTCCAAATTTATTTACCGAATGCGGAAGTCGTACGAGTGGTTGGCAATTTTAATGATTGGAACCCGGAACATGATTTTTTGAAAAAAGACAGGAAGGGAGTATTCACTCTAGAGAAAAAACTACTCCCTGGGGAATACCATTACCAATTCATCGTAGATGGGGAAACCGTGTTAGATACTTATAATCCAACCACAAACATCAAAGTAGATACCAATGAATCGGTTTCTTCGCTTCTTGTTCCAGAACGTAACTACGCCTTAGAACGAAAGATGTAA
- a CDS encoding ATP-dependent Clp protease adaptor ClpS → MTGSGATQPSILEETEIKPTKHDGPWKVVLWDDDHHTYEYVIEMLMDVCQMTWEKAFQHAVEVDTRKKTIVFSGELEHAEFIHERILNYGPDPRMSSSKGSMTATLEQ, encoded by the coding sequence ATGACCGGTTCCGGAGCTACCCAACCTTCGATTCTAGAAGAAACAGAAATCAAACCCACGAAACATGACGGCCCTTGGAAGGTTGTGTTGTGGGATGATGACCATCACACGTACGAATACGTGATCGAGATGCTGATGGATGTTTGCCAGATGACCTGGGAAAAAGCCTTCCAACATGCCGTTGAGGTGGACACTCGTAAAAAAACCATCGTCTTTTCCGGGGAATTAGAACACGCCGAATTCATCCACGAACGAATTTTGAATTATGGACCAGACCCTCGGATGAGTTCTTCGAAAGGTTCCATGACTGCAACTTTAGAACAATAA
- a CDS encoding transketolase family protein yields the protein MGAPSQSTADKKATRDAYGEALVELGASRQDVVVLDADLSGSTKTADFKKKYPERFFNVGVAEQNLVGHAAGLALSGFVPFASSFAMFLSGRAWEVVRNSVVYPKLNVKLVASHGGITVGEDGASHQCIEDFAIMRVIPEMTVICPSDFNETKQVIHAIADYKGPVYVRVGRPAIPVIERENYKFQIGKAEVISEGKDVCIIANGVMVNEAMIAVGLLKEKGIHASLLNMATIKPLDKEAIVAKAKECGAIVTCEEHNVIGGLGSAVSELLSEEYPVPVIKVGMKDTFGKSGTWSGLLDYFGLRAKDVVTHAELAISKKKK from the coding sequence ATGGGAGCACCTAGCCAATCCACAGCGGACAAAAAAGCAACAAGAGATGCATATGGCGAAGCCTTAGTTGAGTTAGGTGCATCTAGACAAGATGTGGTGGTTTTAGATGCGGACCTTTCTGGTTCCACTAAAACTGCTGACTTCAAAAAAAAGTATCCAGAAAGGTTTTTTAATGTAGGGGTCGCTGAACAAAACTTAGTTGGTCATGCGGCGGGCCTTGCGCTCTCTGGATTTGTTCCTTTTGCATCTAGTTTTGCTATGTTTTTATCTGGTCGCGCTTGGGAAGTTGTCCGTAATAGTGTCGTTTACCCAAAGTTAAACGTGAAATTAGTGGCTTCTCATGGTGGGATCACTGTGGGAGAAGACGGTGCCTCCCACCAATGTATCGAAGACTTTGCTATCATGCGTGTGATCCCTGAGATGACCGTCATCTGTCCTTCTGATTTTAATGAAACCAAACAAGTGATCCATGCCATTGCCGATTACAAAGGCCCTGTGTATGTGAGAGTGGGTCGACCTGCCATTCCTGTCATCGAACGAGAAAACTACAAATTCCAAATCGGAAAGGCAGAAGTGATCTCGGAAGGAAAGGATGTTTGTATCATCGCCAATGGAGTGATGGTCAACGAAGCAATGATTGCCGTTGGACTTCTCAAAGAAAAAGGAATTCATGCAAGCTTACTCAATATGGCAACCATCAAACCTTTGGACAAAGAAGCCATCGTTGCCAAAGCGAAAGAGTGTGGTGCGATTGTGACTTGCGAAGAACACAATGTCATCGGTGGCCTTGGTTCTGCAGTCTCTGAACTTTTATCGGAAGAATATCCCGTACCAGTCATCAAAGTAGGGATGAAGGATACTTTTGGAAAATCAGGAACATGGAGTGGGCTCCTTGATTATTTTGGTCTCCGCGCAAAGGATGTTGTGACTCACGCGGAACTTGCGATTTCCAAAAAGAAAAAATAG
- the metK gene encoding methionine adenosyltransferase, whose product MSSLKNYIFTSESVSEGHPDKVCDQISDAILDAYLAQDPKSRVACETLVTTNLVVIAGEITSKGKVDTQEIARDVIRKIGYNDINMYFDADFAVVASHVHAQSPDIAQGVNEGEGLHTEQGAGDQGLMFGFAIAETPELMPAPLYYSHKLLEHLAELRHTNKIDWLRPDAKSQVTIQYEDGKPKRVDTVVISTQHKPGVTHKQIEEAVIEECIKKMIPKELLVNTRYFINPTGKFEIGGPHGDTGLTGRKIIVDTYGGMGRHGGGAFSGKDPSKVDRSAAYMGRYIAKNVVAAGLAHKCEVQLAYAIGVAQPVSVLVDTFGTGTISDEEIAKRVLANFKLTPKGIVEGLDLLGKGRTYQETAAYGHFGRTGSTFTWEKTDKADALKKG is encoded by the coding sequence ATGTCCTCTCTAAAAAACTATATCTTCACTTCTGAGTCCGTATCTGAAGGACACCCAGACAAAGTCTGTGACCAAATTTCTGATGCCATTCTCGATGCGTATTTAGCGCAAGATCCAAAATCCCGTGTTGCTTGTGAAACCCTCGTGACCACAAACTTAGTCGTCATTGCTGGTGAGATTACAAGCAAAGGAAAAGTTGACACACAAGAAATCGCCCGTGATGTGATTCGTAAAATTGGATACAACGACATCAATATGTACTTTGATGCAGACTTTGCTGTGGTTGCCTCTCACGTGCATGCGCAGTCACCTGATATCGCCCAAGGGGTGAATGAAGGGGAAGGCCTCCACACAGAACAAGGTGCTGGCGACCAAGGTTTGATGTTTGGTTTTGCGATTGCAGAAACCCCTGAACTCATGCCGGCTCCACTCTATTACTCACATAAACTTTTAGAGCATTTAGCAGAACTTCGTCACACAAACAAAATTGATTGGCTTCGACCTGATGCAAAATCACAAGTCACCATCCAGTACGAAGATGGAAAACCAAAACGTGTGGATACAGTGGTGATTTCTACCCAACACAAACCTGGTGTCACTCATAAACAAATCGAAGAAGCAGTCATTGAAGAATGTATCAAAAAAATGATACCAAAAGAACTTCTTGTGAACACTCGTTATTTCATCAACCCAACTGGTAAGTTTGAAATTGGTGGTCCACATGGTGATACTGGTCTCACAGGTCGTAAGATCATTGTGGATACATACGGTGGAATGGGTCGTCATGGTGGTGGGGCTTTCTCTGGAAAGGATCCATCAAAAGTAGACCGTTCCGCTGCTTACATGGGCCGTTACATTGCAAAAAACGTAGTCGCAGCAGGTCTTGCACATAAATGTGAAGTCCAGTTGGCATACGCTATTGGTGTGGCACAGCCTGTATCCGTTCTTGTGGATACTTTTGGAACAGGAACCATTTCTGATGAAGAAATTGCAAAACGAGTTCTTGCCAACTTCAAACTCACTCCAAAAGGGATCGTAGAAGGTTTAGATCTTCTTGGAAAGGGAAGAACTTACCAAGAAACAGCAGCATATGGTCACTTCGGAAGAACAGGAAGTACATTCACTTGGGAAAAAACTGACAAAGCAGACGCTTTGAAAAAAGGATAA
- a CDS encoding lysophospholipid acyltransferase family protein, whose translation MIPDNKQKPYSKTKYIILSFVVHFIVRVWYLFVRNQKFMIPEESAKVIEQGRNYIIAVFHETTLSLYRHATQYLKSKKKADMVALVSQSKDGEIIHQTFARSGLRSVRGSSTRGGTGAFRNILKEMKQGAVPIFTVDGPKGPRKEVKPGVIVTASLTGFPILYLHSSYDRAYVFKSWDRHFFPKFGARLFIQYGKPFHVPKGLTESQIDEYAKKLETEMQANADSLESYVRGLFPDNSIDVPPKNETLTK comes from the coding sequence TTGATTCCCGATAATAAACAAAAACCCTATTCTAAAACCAAATACATCATCTTAAGTTTTGTGGTTCACTTCATTGTGAGAGTTTGGTATTTATTTGTCCGCAACCAAAAGTTTATGATTCCAGAGGAATCAGCAAAGGTAATTGAACAGGGAAGGAATTACATCATCGCAGTTTTCCATGAGACAACTTTGTCCTTATACCGCCATGCCACACAGTACTTAAAATCAAAGAAAAAAGCGGACATGGTGGCACTCGTTTCACAATCCAAAGATGGAGAGATCATCCACCAAACCTTTGCTCGCTCAGGGCTTCGTTCCGTGCGAGGTTCTTCCACAAGAGGTGGAACTGGTGCCTTTCGAAATATCTTAAAAGAGATGAAACAAGGTGCCGTTCCCATCTTTACCGTGGATGGTCCAAAAGGACCAAGAAAGGAAGTGAAACCTGGCGTCATCGTGACCGCTTCTCTCACCGGTTTTCCGATTTTGTACCTCCATTCCTCTTATGACAGGGCCTATGTTTTCAAAAGTTGGGACCGCCATTTTTTCCCAAAATTTGGGGCAAGGCTTTTCATTCAATATGGGAAACCCTTCCATGTTCCCAAAGGTCTCACGGAGAGCCAAATTGACGAATATGCAAAAAAATTAGAAACGGAAATGCAGGCGAATGCGGACTCCCTCGAGAGCTATGTGCGTGGACTCTTTCCTGACAATTCTATTGACGTACCACCTAAAAACGAAACTTTAACCAAGTAA
- a CDS encoding nucleoside-diphosphate sugar epimerase, producing MKILLLGGTGLVGKQVLLSLLFYPQIKKVIVWARHFENSAKPNLPIEVIRATWEDFQSGKVSVPEGIDAVFCCLGTTIGKAGSQEKFREIDFDYPLLAARQAKEKKIPGFYIITAMGSDPNSSIFYNRVKGELEWELKTLKFPFLGIFRPSLLIGDREEFRIGEKIGEVMGNFIPFGILGLQKYKPIQAAYVAKAMIHSLLKDQPADGSLPVVKIYENDVLWEIGKDHSF from the coding sequence ATGAAAATATTATTATTAGGTGGAACGGGGCTTGTCGGCAAACAAGTGTTACTTTCTCTCCTGTTCTACCCACAAATCAAAAAAGTAATCGTTTGGGCTCGTCATTTTGAAAACTCCGCCAAACCAAACCTTCCCATCGAAGTGATCAGAGCCACTTGGGAAGATTTCCAGTCAGGCAAAGTGAGTGTCCCAGAGGGGATTGACGCTGTCTTTTGTTGTTTGGGAACAACAATTGGCAAAGCAGGTAGCCAGGAAAAATTTCGTGAAATTGATTTTGATTACCCTTTACTTGCCGCAAGACAAGCGAAAGAAAAAAAGATCCCAGGCTTTTATATCATCACTGCTATGGGATCTGATCCCAACTCTTCCATTTTTTATAACCGAGTGAAGGGCGAGTTGGAATGGGAATTAAAAACTCTGAAATTCCCATTTTTAGGAATTTTTCGGCCGTCCTTACTCATCGGAGACAGAGAAGAATTTCGTATTGGCGAAAAAATAGGGGAAGTGATGGGGAACTTCATTCCTTTTGGAATTTTGGGATTACAAAAATACAAACCCATCCAAGCCGCTTATGTTGCCAAAGCAATGATCCATTCTTTGTTAAAGGACCAACCTGCAGATGGATCGTTACCCGTTGTAAAAATTTATGAAAACGATGTCCTTTGGGAGATCGGCAAGGACCATTCTTTTTGA
- a CDS encoding PilZ domain-containing protein, which yields MESERRLPRISPGDFSEFEVHLDLEGITLFGKLGNISEEGLCFLGEDDLLSDEIESQVLGSIVWAKGTKRLFFEGTVMWTQNSKIKNVIYHIAGIQFLEKINLTDSMLARSLEIK from the coding sequence ATGGAAAGTGAGCGAAGGCTTCCTAGAATTTCCCCAGGTGATTTTTCCGAGTTCGAAGTCCATTTGGACCTCGAAGGGATCACATTATTTGGCAAATTAGGAAATATTTCTGAAGAAGGTCTTTGTTTTTTGGGTGAGGACGACTTACTCAGCGATGAAATTGAATCCCAGGTTTTGGGAAGTATTGTTTGGGCAAAAGGCACAAAACGTTTGTTCTTTGAAGGGACCGTCATGTGGACACAAAATTCTAAAATCAAAAATGTAATCTACCATATTGCGGGGATTCAATTTTTAGAAAAAATCAATTTAACAGATTCGATGCTCGCCAGAAGTTTGGAGATCAAATGA